One stretch of Falco naumanni isolate bFalNau1 chromosome 7, bFalNau1.pat, whole genome shotgun sequence DNA includes these proteins:
- the VRK1 gene encoding serine/threonine-protein kinase VRK1 isoform X2, with amino-acid sequence MPYKKTAGKRAPAKRKLAEVFALGEVLADTSRKEWKLGIPIGQGGFGRLYLADVNSSKSVGGDAPYVAKVEPSQNGPLFTELKFYMRAAKPDEIQKWTKSHRLKYLGVPRYWGSGLHEKNGNSYRFMIMDRFGRDLQKMYEENAKRFSHKTVLQLGLRILDILEYVHEHEYVHGDIKASNLLLSYKNPNQVYLVDYGLAYRYCPEGVHKVYKEDPKRCHDGTIEYTSIDAHKGVAPSRRGDLEILGYCMIHWLSGHLPWEDNLKDPNFVRDSKIRCRDDISVLMDKCFPGKNKPDEIAKYMEKVKLLSYEEKPVYQHFREILLQGLKAIGQKDDGVLDLGLSENGDLQTNPMPKKKRKVAAAASESTEAEMEATGSPEEKKPTSSNAVATRSRKMTSPKAKKGTATRRRVQK; translated from the exons ATGCCTTATAAGAAGACTGCTGGAAAAAGAGCccctgcaaaaagaaaacttgctgaAGTGTTTGCTCTGGGGGAGGTTCTAGCAGATACATcaagaaaagaatggaaattaGGTATCCCTATAGGGCAAGGAGGCTTTGGACGGCTATATCTTG CTGATGTTAATTCTTCAAAGTCAGTTGGCGGTGACGCACCTTATGTTGCAAAAGTG GAACCCAGCCAGAATGGACCTCTTTTTACTGAGTTAAAGTTCTACATGCGAGCTGCTAAGCCAGATGAAA ttcagaagtGGACTAAGTCCCATAGACTGAAATACCTAGGTGTACCAAGATACTGGGGTTCTGgcttgcatgaaaaaaatggaaacag TTATCGATTTATGATTATGGACAGATTTGGCAGAGATCTACAGAAGATGTATGAAGAGAATGCAAAGCGATTTTCCCATAAAACTGTGCTACAATTAGGCCTGAGAATA ctTGATATTCTGGAATACGTCCATGAGCATGAATATGTGCATGGAGACATCAAGGCCTCAAACCTTCTTCTGAGTTACAAGAACCCTAATCAG GTGTACTTGGTGGATTATGGACTTGCCTACCGATACTGTCCTGAAGGAGTCCACAAAGTATATAAAGAAGATCCTAAAAGGTGTCATGATGGAACTATTGAATATACCAGTATTGATGCACACAAGGGTGTGG CACCATCGAGACGTGGTGATCTGGAGATTTTGGGTTACTGTATGATTCATTGGCTTAGTGGCCATCTACCGTGGGAGGATAATTTGAAAGATCCAAATTTTGTCAGAGATTCCAAAATCAG atgtaGAGAtgatatttcagttttgatgGACAAATGCTTTCctgggaaaaataaaccag ATGAAATAGCCAAATATATGGAAAAGGTGAAGCTACTGAGCTATGAAGAGAAACCTGTTTATCAGCATTTCCGAGAAATACTTCTGCAAGGTCTTAAGGCCATTGGGCAAAAAGATGATGGAGTACTTGACTTGGGCTTGTCAGAGAATGGAGACTTGCAAACAAATCCCATGCCAAAG aaaaaaagaaaggtagcagctgcagccagtgaGAGCACTGAAGCAGAAATGGAAGCTACAGGAagtccagaagaaaagaaacctaCTTCTTCTA
- the VRK1 gene encoding serine/threonine-protein kinase VRK1 isoform X1, which yields MGAGKMPYKKTAGKRAPAKRKLAEVFALGEVLADTSRKEWKLGIPIGQGGFGRLYLADVNSSKSVGGDAPYVAKVEPSQNGPLFTELKFYMRAAKPDEIQKWTKSHRLKYLGVPRYWGSGLHEKNGNSYRFMIMDRFGRDLQKMYEENAKRFSHKTVLQLGLRILDILEYVHEHEYVHGDIKASNLLLSYKNPNQVYLVDYGLAYRYCPEGVHKVYKEDPKRCHDGTIEYTSIDAHKGVAPSRRGDLEILGYCMIHWLSGHLPWEDNLKDPNFVRDSKIRCRDDISVLMDKCFPGKNKPDEIAKYMEKVKLLSYEEKPVYQHFREILLQGLKAIGQKDDGVLDLGLSENGDLQTNPMPKKKRKVAAAASESTEAEMEATGSPEEKKPTSSNAVATRSRKMTSPKAKKGTATRRRVQK from the exons ATGGGGGCAG gGAAAATGCCTTATAAGAAGACTGCTGGAAAAAGAGCccctgcaaaaagaaaacttgctgaAGTGTTTGCTCTGGGGGAGGTTCTAGCAGATACATcaagaaaagaatggaaattaGGTATCCCTATAGGGCAAGGAGGCTTTGGACGGCTATATCTTG CTGATGTTAATTCTTCAAAGTCAGTTGGCGGTGACGCACCTTATGTTGCAAAAGTG GAACCCAGCCAGAATGGACCTCTTTTTACTGAGTTAAAGTTCTACATGCGAGCTGCTAAGCCAGATGAAA ttcagaagtGGACTAAGTCCCATAGACTGAAATACCTAGGTGTACCAAGATACTGGGGTTCTGgcttgcatgaaaaaaatggaaacag TTATCGATTTATGATTATGGACAGATTTGGCAGAGATCTACAGAAGATGTATGAAGAGAATGCAAAGCGATTTTCCCATAAAACTGTGCTACAATTAGGCCTGAGAATA ctTGATATTCTGGAATACGTCCATGAGCATGAATATGTGCATGGAGACATCAAGGCCTCAAACCTTCTTCTGAGTTACAAGAACCCTAATCAG GTGTACTTGGTGGATTATGGACTTGCCTACCGATACTGTCCTGAAGGAGTCCACAAAGTATATAAAGAAGATCCTAAAAGGTGTCATGATGGAACTATTGAATATACCAGTATTGATGCACACAAGGGTGTGG CACCATCGAGACGTGGTGATCTGGAGATTTTGGGTTACTGTATGATTCATTGGCTTAGTGGCCATCTACCGTGGGAGGATAATTTGAAAGATCCAAATTTTGTCAGAGATTCCAAAATCAG atgtaGAGAtgatatttcagttttgatgGACAAATGCTTTCctgggaaaaataaaccag ATGAAATAGCCAAATATATGGAAAAGGTGAAGCTACTGAGCTATGAAGAGAAACCTGTTTATCAGCATTTCCGAGAAATACTTCTGCAAGGTCTTAAGGCCATTGGGCAAAAAGATGATGGAGTACTTGACTTGGGCTTGTCAGAGAATGGAGACTTGCAAACAAATCCCATGCCAAAG aaaaaaagaaaggtagcagctgcagccagtgaGAGCACTGAAGCAGAAATGGAAGCTACAGGAagtccagaagaaaagaaacctaCTTCTTCTA
- the VRK1 gene encoding serine/threonine-protein kinase VRK1 isoform X3: MGAGKMPYKKTAGKRAPAKRKLAEVFALGEVLADTSRKEWKLGIPIGQGGFGRLYLADVNSSKSVGGDAPYVAKVEPSQNGPLFTELKFYMRAAKPDEIQKWTKSHRLKYLGVPRYWGSGLHEKNGNSYRFMIMDRFGRDLQKMYEENAKRFSHKTVLQLGLRILDILEYVHEHEYVHGDIKASNLLLSYKNPNQVYLVDYGLAYRYCPEGVHKVYKEDPKRCHDGTIEYTSIDAHKGVAPSRRGDLEILGYCMIHWLSGHLPWEDNLKDPNFVRDSKIRCRDDISVLMDKCFPGKNKPDEIAKYMEKVKLLSYEEKPVYQHFREILLQGLKAIGQKDDGVLDLGLSENGDLQTNPMPKKKRKVAAAASESTEAEMEATGSPEEKKPTSSILSFFVV, from the exons ATGGGGGCAG gGAAAATGCCTTATAAGAAGACTGCTGGAAAAAGAGCccctgcaaaaagaaaacttgctgaAGTGTTTGCTCTGGGGGAGGTTCTAGCAGATACATcaagaaaagaatggaaattaGGTATCCCTATAGGGCAAGGAGGCTTTGGACGGCTATATCTTG CTGATGTTAATTCTTCAAAGTCAGTTGGCGGTGACGCACCTTATGTTGCAAAAGTG GAACCCAGCCAGAATGGACCTCTTTTTACTGAGTTAAAGTTCTACATGCGAGCTGCTAAGCCAGATGAAA ttcagaagtGGACTAAGTCCCATAGACTGAAATACCTAGGTGTACCAAGATACTGGGGTTCTGgcttgcatgaaaaaaatggaaacag TTATCGATTTATGATTATGGACAGATTTGGCAGAGATCTACAGAAGATGTATGAAGAGAATGCAAAGCGATTTTCCCATAAAACTGTGCTACAATTAGGCCTGAGAATA ctTGATATTCTGGAATACGTCCATGAGCATGAATATGTGCATGGAGACATCAAGGCCTCAAACCTTCTTCTGAGTTACAAGAACCCTAATCAG GTGTACTTGGTGGATTATGGACTTGCCTACCGATACTGTCCTGAAGGAGTCCACAAAGTATATAAAGAAGATCCTAAAAGGTGTCATGATGGAACTATTGAATATACCAGTATTGATGCACACAAGGGTGTGG CACCATCGAGACGTGGTGATCTGGAGATTTTGGGTTACTGTATGATTCATTGGCTTAGTGGCCATCTACCGTGGGAGGATAATTTGAAAGATCCAAATTTTGTCAGAGATTCCAAAATCAG atgtaGAGAtgatatttcagttttgatgGACAAATGCTTTCctgggaaaaataaaccag ATGAAATAGCCAAATATATGGAAAAGGTGAAGCTACTGAGCTATGAAGAGAAACCTGTTTATCAGCATTTCCGAGAAATACTTCTGCAAGGTCTTAAGGCCATTGGGCAAAAAGATGATGGAGTACTTGACTTGGGCTTGTCAGAGAATGGAGACTTGCAAACAAATCCCATGCCAAAG aaaaaaagaaaggtagcagctgcagccagtgaGAGCACTGAAGCAGAAATGGAAGCTACAGGAagtccagaagaaaagaaacctaCTTCTTCTA